From the genome of Ziziphus jujuba cultivar Dongzao chromosome 6, ASM3175591v1, one region includes:
- the LOC107404119 gene encoding uncharacterized protein LOC107404119 translates to MEVNKNRFIEEWGSARENLEHNFRWTRRNFFLVGLFGIAIPVLVYKGIVSEFHKHDEDAGRPYKKFI, encoded by the exons ATGGAGGTGAACAAGAACAGGTTCATAGAAGAGTGGGGATCAGCAAGAGAGAACCTTGAACACAACTTTCGCTGGACTCGCCGAAACTTTTTTCTCGTGGGCCTCTTCGGCATCGCCATTCCCGTCTTGGTCTACAAGGGCATCGTCAGCGAATTc CATAAACATGACGAGGATGCAGGCAGACCATACAAGAAGTTTATTTGA
- the LOC132803959 gene encoding uncharacterized protein LOC132803959, with translation MEDNSSLYFLHHADHPSLQLVSHELTGPNYNSWHHSMEMALRAKNKLSFVDGSIPKPNPTDLLASVRDHCNSMVHSWLLNAVSKDIADILLYQESAYAVWTDLCDKFHQSNAPRIFQINQQLHALLQGSIDINSYYTRVKVLWDELRHYQPTPTCHCGGIRGWALYQVQEYVLQFPMGLNESFSAVRAQILMLDPLPPIAKVFNLVIQEERQRTIGSIPPNPTESMAFLAATNVVTSSGPKQNRPTCTHCGLQGHTVDKCYKLHGYPPGYKLPTRCPSHASSLQLKSQGGNQRSILIQPKVENTMRTSGTPSTSPSTPLSNSNSTQQSGQMSPIQLNHEQIQQMISYLSLQLPASSTPTSVEN, from the coding sequence ATGGAGGACAATAGCAGCCTATATTTTCTACACCATGCGGATCATCCCAGTCTTCAACTCGTTAGCCACGAACTCACTGGCCCTAACTACAACAGTTGGCATCATTCGATGGAAATGGCTCTCAGAGCTAAGAACAAGCTGAGTTTTGTTGATGGGAGCATACCTAAACCCAATCCAACAGATCTTCTCGCCTCAGTTCGGGATCATTGTAATAGTATGGTGCATTCATGGCTTCTCAATGCTGTCTCCAAGGACATTGCAGATATTTTATTGTATCAAGAGTCTGCTTATGCTGTTTGGACTGATTTGTGTGACAAGTTTCATCAGAGCAATGCGCCTCGAATTTTCCAGATTAACCAGCAGCTACATGCTCTTTTGCAAGGATCCATAGATATAAACTCTTATTATACTCGTGTGAAGGTGCTTTGGGATGAGCTTCGGCACTATCAGCCCACTCCCACTTGTCATTGTGGGGGCATAAGAGGTTGGGCTTTGTATCAAGTGCAGGAATATGTCTTACAATTTCCAATGGGGTTGAACGAATCCTTCTCTGCCGTTCGTGCTCAAATCTTGATGCTGGACCCTTTGCCTCCCATTGCTAAGGTATTTAACCTTGTGATTCAAGAGGAAAGACAACGAACCATTGGGTCAATTCCTCCAAATCCTACTGAATCTATGGCATTTTTAGCTGCAACTAATGTTGTAACATCATCGGGACCCAAACAGAATAGACCAACTTGCACTCATTGTGGTCTTCAAGGTCACACAGTGGATAAGTGTTACAAATTGCATGGATACCCACCTGGATATAAGCTCCCAACCAGGTGCCCATCTCATGCTAGCTCTCTTCAATTAAAATCTCAAGGTGGAAATCAGAGATCAATATTAATACAACCAAAAGTAGAAAACACTATGAGAACCTCAGGTACACCTTCAACATCCCCTTCCACACCTCTGTCAAATTCCAACTCAACTCAGCAGTCAGGACAAATGTCACCAATTCAGCTTAATCATGAGCAAATTCAGCAAATGATTTCATACCTGAGCTTACAACTCCCAGCTTCTTCAACACCAACCTCAGTTGAGAATTAG
- the LOC132803960 gene encoding SH3 domain-containing protein 1-like produces the protein MFIVLLAVLRRLGSLDNDAVMVDEAESLCHQQLRNLYKSTREAKHFQRNIVCGVEKFISTSYKCKKMEIGFKSVGGEPLRTQIHGVPFENACHLAHHYDKPIKRWRPRDLSMSGESSVKLQSAEARLANLKSSATTLGREAIAAML, from the exons ATGTTCATTGTTTTGCTAGCAGTATTAAGACGATTGGGAAGCTTAGATAATGATGCTGTTATGGTTGACGAAGCTGAAAGTTTATGCCACCAACAACTTCGAAATTTGTACAAATCTACAAGGGAAGCTAAG CACTTTCAGCGGAATATTGTTTGTGGAGTTGAAAAATTTATTTCTACAAGCTACAAGTGCAAGAAAATGGAGATAg GTTTTAAATCTGTAGGTGGTGAGCCATTACGGACACAAATACATGGAGTTCCTTTTGAAAATGCTTGCCACTTGGCACACCATTATGATAAACCCATCAAGAGGTGGAGGCCCAG GGATCTTTCTATGTCTGGAGAGAGTTCTGTGAAGCTTCAAAGTGCAGAAGCACGATTGGCTAATCTTAAATCTTCTGCTACGACACTTGGCAGAGAAGCAATTGCTGCAATGTTGTGA
- the LOC132803961 gene encoding uncharacterized protein LOC132803961, translating to MSKETTAADVWTVLEERYMAKSVPNHINLKQRLYGFKMKEGRSLSDNLDGFTKLIQDMENMQISIEGNEHFVDTLKYGRKTLDEKEVIVAIVAKDAEKSLSGKSSDGLGLTVRGFSREVGKGQEKQSDGDANVTLEGYESSEVLLETDRDNGVEWILDSSCTFHMSLMRSYFDIFEELDGGFVLMGNNAVYNVEGIGTIKLKLHDGVARTLSDVRYIPGLKRNLISLGTLNEHAYSYKAERGTLKVLKGSMVAVKASKKNGLYVLDGNVVQGEASVSVNEKVSDTTLWHRRIHHISEKRLIELSKQGLLCGHKVEKLDF from the exons ATGTCGAAGGAAACAACAGCGGCGGATGTTTGGACAGTTTTGGAAGAGAGGTACATGGCTAAATCGGTACCGAACCACATCAATTTGAAGCAACGGCTATATGGCTTCAAAATGAAAGAGGGAAGGTCTTTGAGTGATAATCTTGATGGCTTCACTAAGTTGATTCAAGACATGGAGAATATGCAAATCTCAATTGAGG GAAACGAACACTTTGTGGATACTCTCAAGTATGGAAGAAAAACCTTGGATGAGAAGGAAGTTATAGTGGCGATAGTTGCTAAGGATGCGGAGAAGAGCTTGAGTGGCAAAAGTAGTGATGGGTTGGGACTCACAGTGAGAG GATTTTCCAGAGAGGTTGGAAAAGGACAGGAGAAGCAATCCGATGGAGATGCAAATGTTACCTTGGAAGGTTATGAAAGCTCTGAAGTATTGCTTGAAACCGACCGAGACAATGGTGTTGAGTGGATACTTGACTCGAGTTGTACTTTCCATATGAGTCTGATGAGGagttattttgatatatttgagGAACTAGATGGAGGATTTGTTCTTATGGGGAACAATGCAGTTTACAATGTTGAGGGGATTGGTACGATAAAGTTGAAGCTTCATGATGGAGTTGCGAGAACTTTGTCGGATGTGCGGTATATTCCCGGGTTGAAGAGGAATTTGATTTCTCTTGGTACATTGAATGAGCATGCATATAGTTATAAGGCCGAGAGAGGCACTTTGAAGGTCTTGAAGGGTTCAATGGTAGCGGTGAAGGCTTCTAAGAAGAATGGCTTGTATGTGCTAGATGGAAATGTGGTTCAAGGTGAAGCTTCGGTCTCGGTGAATGAGAAAGTGAGCGACACCACACTTTGGCATAGAAGGATACACCATATTAGCGAGAAAAGGCTAATTGAGCTTAGTAAACAAGGGCTTTTGTGTGGGCACAAGGTGGAGAAACTTGACTTTTAG